Proteins found in one Oncorhynchus gorbuscha isolate QuinsamMale2020 ecotype Even-year linkage group LG15, OgorEven_v1.0, whole genome shotgun sequence genomic segment:
- the LOC123998305 gene encoding RNA-binding protein 12B-like, giving the protein MTIVLRLQGLNIKAGTEDIRRFFTNLYIPEGGVYIIGGHLGEAFIVFTTERDGQHAIRRSGTLLRGSPVTLHISSVAELQRKMESKLQSEKLIPELLPEEKPLLPLPDPATALLFGLVAVIQGLQSNQPGEHSKATVAPGPMLRANSPPVGCVLRTDDTAVPGSELRRPDKAYRPRPGYVRLFGLPKTVTSQEICHFFKGLLVQDVIANVKLGVRQGCLVKFGHAQDACDALRFNHQQLGCISVEVRGASEEMWSYAIQQCQNPSYDPLENPLYRPTTQRERTSYKPQEMPSYTIQRDGPSLESKEMQHQDRARPSYRTQRQSLYEPAREIHRTWAKRLSEDRSLSRSPKRPRSCESLSTSVEYCIMAKNLSKTITKTEIKELFGCPNITNSKILHLLYKDSERTDTAFVIFDQTEDYVYALNLNGCHVGSQAIDVSSVTKEKMQAMLSTGRHHGNPKPTLAVSERSEEKHQIVRPRVRPFPTAQTCVYVRNLQSDVTKMEIKYFFCDLPLTEQFIYILHDQDGNGIGEAVVQFKTEDFATQAQKQHGKMYMGTRVLLTCISFQQMEDILKRNA; this is encoded by the coding sequence ATGACCATAGTACTTCGGTTGCAGGGTCTGAATATTAAGGCCGGGACTGAAGACATACGCAGATTCTTTACCAATTTATACATCCCAGAAGGTGGTGTATATATTATAGGAGGACACCTTGGTGAAGCGTTCATTGTGTtcactacagagagagatggcCAGCATGCAATAAGGCGCTCTGGAACTCTTCTTAGAGGGTCTCCGGTGACCCTACATATTAGTAGCGTTGCAGAACTGCAACGAAAAATGGAGTCCAAACTACAGAGTGAGAAGCTCATTCCAGAGTTGTTACCTGAGGAGAAGCCTTTGCTGCCCTTGCCCGACCCTGCCACAGCCCTACTATTCGGCCTTGTTGCTGTTATCCAAGGACTGCAATCTAATCAGCCAGGAGAGCACAGCAAAGCGACAGTAGCACCTGGTCCTATGCTCAGGGCCAATAGCCCACCTGTCGGTTGTGTACTCAGGACTGATGACACAGCTGTGCCTGGGAGTGAGCTAAGGAGACCAGATAAAGCTTACAGGCCAAGACCAGGCTACGTCAGGCTCTTTGGCCTGCCAAAGACTGTCACCAGCCAGGAGATCTGCCACTTCTTCAAAGGCCTGTTGGTCCAGGATGTGATAGCTAATGTGAAGCTGGGTGTGAGACAGGGCTGTCTTGTAAAGTTTGGGCATGCCCAGGACGCATGTGATGCCCTAAGATTCAACCACCAGCAACTGGGCTGCATCAGCGTGGAGGTCCGTGGGGCCTCTGAGGAGATGTGGAGCTATGCCATCCAGCAGTGTCAGAACCCTTCATATGACCCCTTGGAAAACCCCTTGTATAGGCccacaacccagagagagagaacctcatACAAGCCCCAAGAAATGCCCTCATATACAATCCAGAGAGATGGACCCTCACTAGAATCCAAGGAAATGCAGCACCAGGACAGGGCAAGACCCTCATACAGAACCCAAAGACAAAGCTTGTATGAGCCTGCCAGAGAAATACACAGGACCTGGGCCAAGAGGCTCTCTGAAGACAGATCACTGTCACGGTCACCGAAGAGGCCCAGATCCTGTGAGTCCCTTTCAACGAGCGTGGAGTACTGTATTATGGCCAAAAATCTATCCAAAACAATAACGAAGACTGAGATAAAAGAATTGTTTGGCTGTCCGAACATCACCAACAGCAAAATATTACACTTACTGTATAAGGATAGCGAGAGGACAGATACGGCGTTTGTAATATTCGACCAAACGGAAGACTACGTTTATGCTTTGAACCTCAACGGCTGCCATGTTGGTTCCCAGGCCATAGACGTCTCATCTGTCACCAAGGAGAAAATGCAAGCCATGTTGTCAACTGGGAGACACCATGGCAACCCCAAGCCAACACTAGCAGTGTCAGAGCGAAGCGAGGAGAAACATCAGATTGTGAGACCCAGGGTGAGACCGTTTCCCACAGCACAGACATGTGTTTACGTACGAAACCTCCAGTCAGATGTGACGAAAAtggaaataaaatattttttctgCGACCTTCCTCTGACTGAACAGTTTATCTACATTCTGCATGATCAAGATGGCAATGGCATTGGTGAGGCTGTGGTTCAGTTTAAAACTGAGGATTTTGCCACACAGGCCCAGAAACAACATGGCAAGATGTATATGGGGACCAGAGTGCTACTCACCTGTATCAGCTTCCAGCAGATGGAGGACATCTTGAAAAGGAATGCATGA